CAAGCAAGGATATCAAATTGGCACAGAACACGCAGATCAGCGTCGTTTTCGTCGTAACTCTTGGCAAAATTGCGCTCCCATTAAAGATCGACAAGAGCGCAGTGTTATTCAATCTTTAGAAGCCTGTTTAGCGGATCATGAAGGGGAATATGTCCGTTTATTTGGCATTGATCCCAAAGCCAAACGGCGAGTTTCAGAAACCATCATTCAAACTCCTGAAGATGAGCCTAGCCAAAACCGAACGACTCAGGGAGGATATCAAGGAAGTAGCCGTAGCTATCAACCTCGTCAAGGAGGAGGCAATAGCAGTGGCTTAGATCAAGAAGTTGTGGAACAAGTGCGTTCGCTATTAAATCAGGGCTATCGCATTAGCACAGAACACGCGGATCAGCGTCGTTTTCGTCGCAACTCTTGGCAAAATGGCGCACCGATTCAGAGTACACAAGTTTCCCAAGTAGTTTCGGAATTAGAAGCCTGCTTAAATGAATATAGTGGCGAATATGTGCGTTTAGTGGGAGTTGATCCGAAAGCGAAACGTCGGGTTTTAGAACAGTTGATTCAATCACCCGGGGACAACAATGGCGCGGCTCCATCTTCTGGCAAGAAAGCCACCTCTCAGGGAAATTCTGGCAATAATACTGGGCAACTCAGTAATGATTTGAGACAACAAGTGGAATCCTTGGTCAATCAAGGTTACAGTATTGGCTTAGAGTATGCAGATCAACGCCGTTTCCGTCGCAATTCTTGGCAAAATGCCGGCTTAATTGAAGGGAATGCGAAACAAGTTTTGGCAGAGTTAGAATCTCATTTGGCAGAACACAGCCAAGAGTATGTGCGTTTAGTGGGAATTGACCCTAAAGCCAAGCGTCGTATTGTGGAAACCTTGATTCAGTCACCTGGACAAAGCTCAAATAACCAAAAAGCAAACTCAGGCGGTCAAGGGTTTGGCGGTTATACCCAAAGTAATGGAAACCAAGGCAGTCAAAATGGCAGTGCTAAAGGTCGTTTAGATCAAAATACGGTGGAACAGGTGCGATCGCTGCTGAAGCAAGGCTATAAAATTAGCACGGAATACGCCGATAAACGTCGCTTTAGTCGCAATTCTTGGCAAGGTGGTTCTCCCATTGAAAGTACCCGCGAAGGAGATGTGTTATCAGCTTTAGAAAATTCTCTTGCAGAACATCAAGGAGAGTACGTGCGCCTTGTGGGAATTGACCCCAAAGCCAAACGCCGTGTATTGGAAACGACGATTCAGCAACCTGCCTAAGTGGAGTCCGATCAGGGGTCAGTCTTTTACTGAACTTACTCCTGATTAAAAAATGTCATGTTTGTAAACCTTATTTGGAAGCCATTTAGTGGCCAGCGCCCATGTCTGTGCTTTCCTTGCCGATAACAGGTCATACCGAAGTTTATGTCAGTGGTGAGGTGACGATTGACGAAACTGCGACGATCGCGCCTGGGGTGATTCTCCAAGCGACCGCCCAGGGACGAATCATCATCAGAGCAGGGGCTTGCCTTGGAATGGGAACAATTTTAACGGCAACGGAAGGAACCATTGAAATTGGGGAAGGAGTGATTTTAGGGGCAGGAGTTTTAATTGTTGGTTCAGGTAAAATCAGCGATCGCGCTTGTATTGGCGCAGCGAGTACCCTAATTTCTACCTCCATTGAGGAAATGCAGTTAGTGTCTCCGGGTAGTCTTTTAGGTGCTCCCACTCGGGCTGAAAATCAAACTTCCACCTCCCAAAATGGACAAAGTCCTCCCTTTAACCCTGATAACAATGGGGGTGTCACCAATTCCGAGTCTAATAATTCTCCAGAAGAATTGTCCCCTGCAAGCAACAGTCATCCTCAACCCCAAGACGACAGCGATGATCCTTGGGATGAAAACGAAAATCCCTCTGAAGACGAAGAAAATAGCCCTTCTCAAGAGCAATCCCGTAACCAAGCCACAATTTATGGTCAAACTCATATTGAACGCTTAATGGTAACGTTATTTCCCCATAAAGATCAATTTAACAAACCCAACAATAACTCGTAATTAATCAGTAATGCGAGTAACAACTGAGTAACGAACAATAAAAAATAATGTAAATAAACGTAAATTAAAGAATACTTAATTAACCCGTTTTACTCCTGCCTCAATAAGATTCAAAAAATGCAGGAAAAGCGGGTTACTTCCCATTTTAAAATTAGAAACCTCTAGAGAAAAAGTGCGAAATTAAACATTAAATTAATAAGCAAAAACTATTTTACTAAAAATTAAGTTTAATATGTAAAATGCACTCTATTCATGTTAAAGTGAAAGGCAAAGTGAGGGAAAGCCAAAACCGAACAAGTATCACTTTTCGGAAAGCCAAGACTTGTGACTTATAAAACCTCAACATTCAGGAGAAAGAAATGGCACAAACAAAACAAGCATCGAGTGGTTTTAAAGCTGGGGTACAAGATTATGCCCTAACTTACTACACTCCCGATTACACCCCTAAAGATACTGATATTTTAGCCGCGTTCCGAGTAACAGCCCAGCCAGGAGTTCCTCCTGAAGAAGCAGGGGCAGCGGTTGCCGCTGAATCTTCCACAGGAACTTGGACAACAGTTTGGACAGACCATCTCACCGATTTAGACCGGTATAAAGGACGTTGCTACGAGATTGAGTCAATTCCAGGTGAAGAAAATCAGTTCTTTGCTTTTGTCGCCTATCCCCTTGACTTATTTGAAGAAGGATCCGTTACTAACTTATTAACCTCTATTGTTGGGAACGTCTTTGGCTTTAAAGCATTACGCGCCCTTCGTTTAGAAGACTTGCGGATTCCTGTAGCTTATCTCAAAACATTCCAAGGGCCTCCTCATGGCATCACCGTAGAACGGGATCTTCTCAATAAATATGGTCGTCCCTTACTCGGTTGCACCATTAAGCCCAAATTAGGACTATCCGCTAAAAACTATGGTCGCGCAGCTTATGAGTGTCTTCGTGGTGGCTTAGACTTCACCAAAGATGACGAAAACATTAACTCACAGCCCTTTATGCGGTGGCGCGATCGTTTCCTCTTTATTGCGGAAGCGGTTCATAAAGCCCAAGCTGAAACCAACGAAATTAAAGGTCACTATCTCAATGTCACTGCCTCTACCTGTGATGAGATGCTCAAGCGTGCCGAATTCGTCAAAGAATTAGAGATGCCCATTCTGATGCACGATTATCTCACTGGTGGCTTTACCGCAAACACCACCTTAGCGAAATGGTGTCGTGATAATGGCGTTCTCATGCACATCCACCGCGCGATGCACGCTGTTATTGACCGTCAGAAAAATCATGGGATTCACTTCCGTGTGCTGGCAAAATGCTTACGGATGTCTGGTGGCGATCACCTCCACTCAGGAACTGTTGTTGGGAAGTTAGAAGGTGAGCGCGATATTACCTTAGGTTTCGTGGATCAAATGCGCGAAGATCACGTGGAAGAAGATCGCTCTCGTGGTAACTTCTTTACTCAAGACTGGGCTTCCATGGGAGGAGTCATGCCTGTTGCTTCTGGCGGGATTCACATTTGGCATATGCCAGCGTTGGTTGATATCTTTGGAGATGATTCCTGCTTACAGTTTGGTGGCGGAACGTTAGGACACCCTTGGGGAAATGCCCCCGGTGCGACAGCGAACCGTGTTGCTCTAGAAGCCTGTATTCAAGCTCGTAATGAAGGTCGTAACCTTGCTCGTGAAGGTAGCGATATTATCAAAGAAGCAGCACGCTGGTCACCTGAACTGAAAGTTGCTTCCGAACTCTGGAAAGAAATTAAGTTCGAGTACGAAGCAGTGGATACTATCTAGATTTTTGACTCCCCACGATGCTGGGTCGGGAGAGGTTAATTATTATGAACTCAAAACGAGTGGCTCAAGAAACTGCCAAAGTGCTGCAAGATTATTTAACTTATCAAGCAGTGCGAACTATTCTGGATCAGTTATCAGAAACCAATCCCACCCAAGCTATCTGGTTACGTCAATTTTCTCAACAGCATAGTTTGCAAGATAGTGAAAGCTATCTCAACGCCTTAATGGTGGAGCGAAAAGACCTTGTCATGCGAATTATGACTGTGCGAGAAGACCTTGCAGAAAGAGTTTTGGAGTTTTTACCAGAGATGGTTCGTTCTGGTATTGACCAATCTAATCTGCACTATCGTTGCCAAATTTTAGAACGTTTAACTCAAACGCCATCTGAAAATATAGAAAACTCGAACCCAGATGAAACGGATTCGAGTGAATAATCCCTTTGTAAACTTCTGAGTGAAATCAATTATGAAAACGACACCAAAAGAGCCTCGTTACGAAACACTGTCTTATTTACCCCCTTTAACTGACCAGCAAATTGGTAAACAAATTCAATATATGTTGGATCAGGGGTTTATTCCTGCGGTTGAGTTTCAAGAATCCCCTAAACCTGAAGATCACCACTGGACTTTATGGAAATTGCCTTTGTTTGAGGTTAATTCTCCTCAAGAGGTTTTAAACGAAGTGCGCGAATGCCGTTCTGAATACTCTAATTCCTACATTCGTGTAGTTGGTTTTGATAATATTCGTCAATGCCAAATGATTAGCTTTATTGTTTATAAACCTGAAGGTGGCGTTCGCTACTAATACCATTTCCATAATGGGTCAACTTGATTAGGTAGAATCGGCTCTCCAGTTTTTACTGGAGAGTTTTTTTTGTGGTTTGAGGCTTCAATTTCTGACTACGCCCCTGAGGTTGCTTTAGTGATTTCTAATATGGCTTGACTGGTTTCTTCACCGCGACGTACACAGTCGCCAAGGGCTACCCCATCAAGATAGTTACTGCATAAAAAGAGGCCTGGCAAGTCTTTTAAGCCATCTTTTGCAGTCTTTAAACGCTCTAAATGCCCAACATTATATTGAGGAATTGCTTTTGACCACAAACGAACTGCTAACGGTTTAGGTTCGGTGTTGGGCTTAACTAAAACCTTTTCTAAGTCTTGATGCACTTGTTGGATAATTTCCTCTTCACTGAGTTGGGCAATTTCAGGATCAGTTGCGCCGCCAATAAAGTTGGTGAGAAGATACCAGCCTTGAGGCGTGCGCCCTGGGAATAGAATGGAACTCCAGATTGTGCCTAATGTCCGAAGATTTTGACTGCGAGGATTGAGATTACCAAAGCCATTGAGGGGGAAGCGTAGGGCATCAATGGGATAGGCGAGAACGACACAAGCCACAGGAGGATAGGGGATTTCAGCGAGGGCGTTACTGCTTTCAGGAGAGATATCTTGTAAGAGGGGAGAAGCTACATGAGCAGGTGTTGTTAAAACAACGGTTTTGGCTTCAATGGTTTGTTGCCCCTCAGGAGTAGAAAATTCAGCAATATAGCCCTGTTCGGGATGGCGAGAGAGGCTTTGCAGTTCCCAGTTGAGTTTTAGGTTATCTCCCAGTTTAGACGCGATCGCGCTTGGTAATTGTTGTAATCCTTGCTTAAAGGTTCCCAGTTCTCCAGATTTAGTTTCAGGAATCTCTTTATTGTCTGTTGCGGCAGGTTTCTTTTTCTTCCCACGAGATAATATTGCCCCTGCGACTAAACCACCGCCAGTATCCGCTAGTTTGGTGACTCGTCCAAAGGCAGCTGCAGCCTCTAGTTGATTGACATCTCCAGCATAAACCCCAGAAACAAAGGGACTAACCAGACGTTCGGCAACTTCACTTCCCAGATTACGGGAGAAAAATTCAGCAACGGTTTCTGGTTGATTGGTGACTTTCGGCGGTGCAAACCCTAATGCACCACTTAACGCCCGTAGTTTCCCCAAAGGACTGAGTAAAGGAGTTGTAATTGCAGCCGGGGGAGTCATGGGGACTTGACGTAATTTCCCTTGCCAATAAATATAACGAGGGAGAGCGCGATCGGCAAACACAAACTCATCTTTTAATCCGACATCCACAGCCAGTTTTAGCAATTCTGGGGTAGGGGAAAAACTATTGGGTCCTTCTTCCCAGAGAAATTCCCCTTGTTGTTGGCTAATGATATTACCACCAGCGCGATCGCGCTTTTCCGTCACTAAAATTTCTTGATTCTTTTCTTGTAACCGATAGGCGGTACTTAAACCACTAATGCCAGCGCCAATAATTAAACTATCTAACATATCCCCTCCCGCAAGTCATCAGCCCCCTATTTTACCTAAAAATCAGGACTTTTTACGACGAGGATTCTTGATTTTTTGTCTGAGATAATAACTCTGGTTTCACTCGATAGAAGAAAGAGACCAGAAGAGTGGTAAAAAAGCCTTCAATCACGGATAAAATACTGTAGGCAACTAACGCCAGTAATAGCGCATTTTGTTCCATTTCCGCATCAATCTCCGCAGGAAGGGTGGTAATAATAATCCCTGTAAAAATTAGTGCCGAAATGACTAATCCTCCCATACCCGCCACAAAAGCAAATCCATTTAGCCAGAAAGCTGATTCTCGAAACCGATGCCGTAATTGGAAAAAATGATAAGCTAAAATGGCTGGAAGTCCCATAATCACAGCATTAATCCCTAACGTTGAGAGTCCCCCATGTTGGAAAAAAACGGCTTGAAAAAATAAACCAATTAAAATCGCTGGAAAAGCAAAGTAGCCCAACACTACCCCCATTAGCCCATTCAAGACTAAATGAACGCTAGACGGGGGAACCGGAACATGAATTAAGGAGGCGACAAAAAACGCCGCCGTAAGTAAAGAAGCCTTGGGAATTTCCTCAGTGGGATTACTAAAGCGATTAATTTGCCGTAAAGAAAACCAAGTTAATCCGCCTGTGATGGCATAACCTGTAATTGTAACTGTGGGGGGAACAATACCGTCTGGGATGTGCATCAGCTTTCCTCTTGATTTGCAGACTTCTTACGAGCAAAGAAAAGGGCTGTCCCAACAAAGCCCCATACACCAAGGATTGCCATGAGAGCCGTTTGTAAAGGGGTATAACCGCCCCCTTCCCAACCTTCTGCCACTGATTCCACTTCTCCCTCTTCAGAGGCTTCCACCTCAATTGCTGTCATATCACCGTGTCCTGCTTCTCGTAATCTTGCTACCCAAGTCCCTGGTTTTTCAGGATCAGGTACAAACACAAATGTTCCGTCTTCATCAGTCGTTCCTTCTAACCAAGGCTCATCAGGGTTTTCAGGAGAGTAGATGGTAATTTGGGCTTCTGACATCGCTTCTCCCGTGTCATAAGTGCCTCGTACTTCAATGGCGGACACTTGACGATGTTCAGCGATCGCGGCGTGTCCCCAAGCAGGAGCAGATGTTCCTAACAAGAAGAAACCAAGGTATAACGGGATCAGTTTAGCATTCATTACTCTCTCTCCTATGATTACAAAGGTTTATAGTTACAGTTCAGTAATCCGACAGTGTCCTTCCCCAACATGACCTAATTCCGTAACACTATAGACAAGCGTGTCATGGAGATCATCGTCTAAATCTTCTCGCAGTTGTTCACTGGTAACATTAATACTGTCTCCATCGGCATACTCTAAGAACGGTTCAAAGCCAAAGGCTTCCGAGTTAGGAGACTCATCCATCCCCCGATCATCTCGACCAAAAAAGTGGTCAAAGTGGAATGTGGTATCTAATTCGGCTTCTCCACCAGCTTCCAACATTCCTTTACGCTCATCCCCTACATATTCCCCACAAGTATGGGCAACGGGCTTATCAAGAGAAATGACAAAATCAACGGTTCTACCATCTTTTTCCGCCGTTCCTTCCAGATACAGCGTTGAGCCTTCAGCATCACCACTTTCTGCCGTCACAAGTTCCCAATAGAGGGCATTATACATTCCTGCTGAGGCTTCCCCACTGACAACTGTTGGCGTGTCATCCTCCCCGACTAAATCCACCGTTTCAGGAGACTCTAATAGCATGGCGCTAGTTGTGGCTTCGAGATCGTCATCGCTATTGGCATCAAATGGGGGATCAGTTTGATGAGCTTCAATATTATTAAAGGTGACGTAAGCATGATTAAAACTCAAATCCCAGCCATCTTTACTCTGAAAGCCATCACGCAATCGGGACTCACCATCAGCGATTGCACTAAGTGTTCCCACTTCCCCAGAATCATCTATCGGCGTATCATCTTGAGCAATGTCATCTGGACCACAG
This window of the Euhalothece natronophila Z-M001 genome carries:
- a CDS encoding ribulose bisphosphate carboxylase small subunit, giving the protein MDEAAPPTPWSRALAEPKIDETAYVHSFSNIIGDVSVGPGVLVAPGTSIRADEGFPFAIGEDTNIQDGVVIHGLEEGRVVGDDQKEYSVWIGQDTCITHMALIHGPCYIGNNCFIGFRSTVFNARVGDDCIVMMHALIQDVEIPAGKYIPSGAVITNQQEANRLPDVQESDREFAHHVVEVNEALRAGYQCAKDANCIINVKQKEKLANASGNGKAARSGYQKGNTASSSNGGVSTSRNNTQQGGTKLKPEAIEQVRSLLKQGYQIGTEHADQRRFRRNSWQNCAPIKDRQERSVIQSLEACLADHEGEYVRLFGIDPKAKRRVSETIIQTPEDEPSQNRTTQGGYQGSSRSYQPRQGGGNSSGLDQEVVEQVRSLLNQGYRISTEHADQRRFRRNSWQNGAPIQSTQVSQVVSELEACLNEYSGEYVRLVGVDPKAKRRVLEQLIQSPGDNNGAAPSSGKKATSQGNSGNNTGQLSNDLRQQVESLVNQGYSIGLEYADQRRFRRNSWQNAGLIEGNAKQVLAELESHLAEHSQEYVRLVGIDPKAKRRIVETLIQSPGQSSNNQKANSGGQGFGGYTQSNGNQGSQNGSAKGRLDQNTVEQVRSLLKQGYKISTEYADKRRFSRNSWQGGSPIESTREGDVLSALENSLAEHQGEYVRLVGIDPKAKRRVLETTIQQPA
- the cbiM gene encoding cobalt transporter CbiM; its protein translation is MHIPDGIVPPTVTITGYAITGGLTWFSLRQINRFSNPTEEIPKASLLTAAFFVASLIHVPVPPSSVHLVLNGLMGVVLGYFAFPAILIGLFFQAVFFQHGGLSTLGINAVIMGLPAILAYHFFQLRHRFRESAFWLNGFAFVAGMGGLVISALIFTGIIITTLPAEIDAEMEQNALLLALVAYSILSVIEGFFTTLLVSFFYRVKPELLSQTKNQESSS
- the hemG gene encoding protoporphyrinogen oxidase produces the protein MLDSLIIGAGISGLSTAYRLQEKNQEILVTEKRDRAGGNIISQQQGEFLWEEGPNSFSPTPELLKLAVDVGLKDEFVFADRALPRYIYWQGKLRQVPMTPPAAITTPLLSPLGKLRALSGALGFAPPKVTNQPETVAEFFSRNLGSEVAERLVSPFVSGVYAGDVNQLEAAAAFGRVTKLADTGGGLVAGAILSRGKKKKPAATDNKEIPETKSGELGTFKQGLQQLPSAIASKLGDNLKLNWELQSLSRHPEQGYIAEFSTPEGQQTIEAKTVVLTTPAHVASPLLQDISPESSNALAEIPYPPVACVVLAYPIDALRFPLNGFGNLNPRSQNLRTLGTIWSSILFPGRTPQGWYLLTNFIGGATDPEIAQLSEEEIIQQVHQDLEKVLVKPNTEPKPLAVRLWSKAIPQYNVGHLERLKTAKDGLKDLPGLFLCSNYLDGVALGDCVRRGEETSQAILEITKATSGA
- a CDS encoding transferase, producing MSVLSLPITGHTEVYVSGEVTIDETATIAPGVILQATAQGRIIIRAGACLGMGTILTATEGTIEIGEGVILGAGVLIVGSGKISDRACIGAASTLISTSIEEMQLVSPGSLLGAPTRAENQTSTSQNGQSPPFNPDNNGGVTNSESNNSPEELSPASNSHPQPQDDSDDPWDENENPSEDEENSPSQEQSRNQATIYGQTHIERLMVTLFPHKDQFNKPNNNS
- a CDS encoding ribulose bisphosphate carboxylase small subunit → MKTTPKEPRYETLSYLPPLTDQQIGKQIQYMLDQGFIPAVEFQESPKPEDHHWTLWKLPLFEVNSPQEVLNEVRECRSEYSNSYIRVVGFDNIRQCQMISFIVYKPEGGVRY
- the rcbX gene encoding RuBisCO chaperone RbcX; protein product: MNSKRVAQETAKVLQDYLTYQAVRTILDQLSETNPTQAIWLRQFSQQHSLQDSESYLNALMVERKDLVMRIMTVREDLAERVLEFLPEMVRSGIDQSNLHYRCQILERLTQTPSENIENSNPDETDSSE
- a CDS encoding carboxypeptidase regulatory-like domain-containing protein, coding for MNAKLIPLYLGFFLLGTSAPAWGHAAIAEHRQVSAIEVRGTYDTGEAMSEAQITIYSPENPDEPWLEGTTDEDGTFVFVPDPEKPGTWVARLREAGHGDMTAIEVEASEEGEVESVAEGWEGGGYTPLQTALMAILGVWGFVGTALFFARKKSANQEES
- a CDS encoding form I ribulose bisphosphate carboxylase large subunit; protein product: MAQTKQASSGFKAGVQDYALTYYTPDYTPKDTDILAAFRVTAQPGVPPEEAGAAVAAESSTGTWTTVWTDHLTDLDRYKGRCYEIESIPGEENQFFAFVAYPLDLFEEGSVTNLLTSIVGNVFGFKALRALRLEDLRIPVAYLKTFQGPPHGITVERDLLNKYGRPLLGCTIKPKLGLSAKNYGRAAYECLRGGLDFTKDDENINSQPFMRWRDRFLFIAEAVHKAQAETNEIKGHYLNVTASTCDEMLKRAEFVKELEMPILMHDYLTGGFTANTTLAKWCRDNGVLMHIHRAMHAVIDRQKNHGIHFRVLAKCLRMSGGDHLHSGTVVGKLEGERDITLGFVDQMREDHVEEDRSRGNFFTQDWASMGGVMPVASGGIHIWHMPALVDIFGDDSCLQFGGGTLGHPWGNAPGATANRVALEACIQARNEGRNLAREGSDIIKEAARWSPELKVASELWKEIKFEYEAVDTI